Below is a window of Desulfobacterales bacterium DNA.
TGGAATAATAATATTCTTTTGGCGGAGAGACTATATTTCTCTTTGTTTGCTATTTTCTCTCCACGTTTTACAGCGATACTGATAACCGGTTGGGCTAGATTGAGTTTCTTGGCCAGGGTTGTTGCTGCCAGACCCAACCCGCGGACAAGCTCCAGAAGGCAGATGTCTTCCTCTGCCTCTTCCATTAGACACGCCAATGTTTTTCTTCTCTTGAATAGGCATTACCTATTTTTCTTGTTGGATTGTTTGATTTAAGTTTTGCACAAAAATCAAGTTCGCGGATTTGGCGTCCGGATCCGGTCCGGATTGAGCAAAACCTCTGGACAGCAGCGTTGAATCGAAGATTTCGGGGTGAATATTTTCTTGGAGGTTTAAAAAATGAGCACACCTTATGATGCGATGTGGGAAAAGTTGAATCTCGATCTGGAGGCCCATGCCGGCCTGCTGGAAGTGTTGGGCAAATTTTACGGCGATATCTATCTCAGCCAGGACGGCCGGCTTAAGGGGATGGAATATCTTGATTTCGTGCTTTCCGAAATCCACGGCCTGCGGATACAGGAACTTCAAGAGGCCAAGAAGCAAGGCAAAAAGGTGATCGGCGCCTTTTGCGTTTTTGTACCCGAGGAATTGGTGTTGGCCGCCGACGCCGTGTGTATCGGACTGTGCGCTGGCGCGGAAATCGGCACCGAGGCGGCGGAAAAAATCCTGCCCCGCAATACCTGTGCGCTGATCAAATCCTTTGTCGGGTTCAAGCTGGCCGGGCTCTGCCCCTTTATCGAGTCGTGCGATATGGTCGTGGGCGAGACCACCTGCGACGGCAAAAAGAAGGCATATGAGGTTTTTTCCGAATATGCCCCTCTCTATGTCATGGAAATTCCGCAGATGAAAAACGCATCCGACAGGGTCCTGTGGAAATCCGAGGTACTGCGCTTCAAGGAACAATTAGAGACGATTACGGGAAACAAGATCACCGCGGCAAAACTCAAGGAGGCAATTGCTCTTGTCAACCGTCGGCGGCGCGTGCTGCAGCGGCTCAACCGGTTGCGGGCCGCGGTCCCCACGCCTATCTCCGGCAGGGATGTTTTGCTCATCAACCAGGTCGGTTTTTACGATGACCCCATCCGTTTTACGCAAAAAATCGGGGAACTCTGTGACCAACTGGAAGAACGGGTCAAGGCCGGCGAAGGGATTGTTCCAAAAGATACCCCGCGTCTCATGCTTTCCGGCTGTCCGATGGCCGTTCCTAACTGGAAACTGCCTTATATCGTGGAGTCGTCCGGTGCGGTCATTGTGGGCGAGGAATCCTGCGTCGGTACCCGCAATACCCGGGACCTGGTCGACGAGAGCGGCGAGACGATTGAAGAAATGCTGGATAACCTGGTGGACCGTTACATGCAAATCGACTGCGCGGTCTTTACGCCCAACAAGGAACGGCTGGATAATATCGTGCATATGGCCGAGGATCTGAAGGTAGCCGGGGTGATCCATTACGGTCTCACCTTTTGTCAACCCTACGCAGCCGAAGCGATCAAGGTAGAGAAAACACTGCAGGGGGCCGGCATTCCGATGCTTGCCATTGAAACCGACTACAGCATGGAAGATATGGAACAACTCAAGACCCGGGTTGAGGCCTTTGTGGAAATGGTGAGTTAGTGTCTACTTGGATATGAACAAGCAAGACCTGGTGGCTGGTATCGACATCGGCTCCCGCTCGATTGAACTCGTACTGCTGCAGGGAGACAGGATCAAGGATTGGGCCAAGGTGCCCACCACCTTTGATCCCATGGCCCAATGCCGGCACCTGATGAACGGGGTCCGGGCCACAAAGATCGTGGCCACCGGCTATGGCCGCAAGCTCTTTGCAGAGACCGGACAAGACAACGGGGTTGCGGCCATAACCGAGATTCAGGCCTATGCCCTGGGCGCCAGATATGTATACCCCGAGGTACGTACCGTACTCGATATCGGCGGCCAGGATACCAAGGTGATTCATCTGACTCCGGTAGGGCGGGTGCTAAAATTCGAGATGAACGACCGCTGCGCGGCCGGCACTGGAAAATTTCTGGAATTTATGGCCACGGCCCTGCAAGTGCCCCTGGAGTCATTCGGCGGCTTTGCGCTCAAGGCGGACAAGCGGATACAGATCAACAGTATGTGCACGGTCTTTGCCGAGAGTGAGGCGACATCACTCATGGCCCGGGGAGAGACGCCGGCCAATATCGCCATGGGCCTCCATCTTGCGATCGTGCGCCGGACCCTGGCCATGTTGGGCCGGGTCGGCGGTGCATCTCCTCTCCTGTTCGCCGGCGGGGTCGCGCATAATCCCTGTATAAAGACGCTGCTTGAAGAAGATCGCAAGGAAACGGTCATGGTACCGGAGCACCCGGATATTGTCGGCGCCCTGGGCGCGGCCCTCTATGGCCGGAAAACTCTCTAACTGATCCGGCAACGGGTCTAAATACTTGAGGGAAAATTCCCATGCGACTGGAAAGTATGGCTTGGTTCGATCGGGTGAGCGAACAATGCCTGCTCGATCTTGAAGAGCGGAAGGAGATGGGGAAAAAGG
It encodes the following:
- a CDS encoding 2-hydroxyacyl-CoA dehydratase family protein, which encodes MSTPYDAMWEKLNLDLEAHAGLLEVLGKFYGDIYLSQDGRLKGMEYLDFVLSEIHGLRIQELQEAKKQGKKVIGAFCVFVPEELVLAADAVCIGLCAGAEIGTEAAEKILPRNTCALIKSFVGFKLAGLCPFIESCDMVVGETTCDGKKKAYEVFSEYAPLYVMEIPQMKNASDRVLWKSEVLRFKEQLETITGNKITAAKLKEAIALVNRRRRVLQRLNRLRAAVPTPISGRDVLLINQVGFYDDPIRFTQKIGELCDQLEERVKAGEGIVPKDTPRLMLSGCPMAVPNWKLPYIVESSGAVIVGEESCVGTRNTRDLVDESGETIEEMLDNLVDRYMQIDCAVFTPNKERLDNIVHMAEDLKVAGVIHYGLTFCQPYAAEAIKVEKTLQGAGIPMLAIETDYSMEDMEQLKTRVEAFVEMVS
- a CDS encoding acyl-CoA dehydratase activase gives rise to the protein MNKQDLVAGIDIGSRSIELVLLQGDRIKDWAKVPTTFDPMAQCRHLMNGVRATKIVATGYGRKLFAETGQDNGVAAITEIQAYALGARYVYPEVRTVLDIGGQDTKVIHLTPVGRVLKFEMNDRCAAGTGKFLEFMATALQVPLESFGGFALKADKRIQINSMCTVFAESEATSLMARGETPANIAMGLHLAIVRRTLAMLGRVGGASPLLFAGGVAHNPCIKTLLEEDRKETVMVPEHPDIVGALGAALYGRKTL